In a single window of the Sphingosinicella microcystinivorans genome:
- the rho gene encoding transcription termination factor Rho, with translation MHLKDLKKKTPADLVAMAEELGVEGASTMRKQDLLFSILKALADNDEQIMGGGTIEVLPDGFGFLRSPEANYLAGPDDIYVSPNQVRKFGLRTGDTVEGEIRGPKDGERYFALTKLSLINFDDPEQVRHRVNFDNLTPLYPDEKLRLDTLDPTLKDKSARVIDIIAPQGKGQRALIVAPPRTGKTVLLQNIAKAITDNHPEVFLIVLLIDERPEEVTDMQRSVKGEVVSSTFDEPATRHVQVAEMVIEKAKRLVEHKKDVVILLDSITRLGRAYNTVVPSSGKVLTGGVDANALQRPKRFFGAARNIEEGGSLSIIATALIDTGSRMDEVIFEEFKGTGNSEIVLDRKVADKRIFPSIDVGKSGTRKEELLVEKDKLSKMWVLRRILMQMGTVDAMEFLLDKMKDSKTNDDFFAAMNQ, from the coding sequence ATGCACCTCAAAGACCTCAAGAAGAAAACCCCCGCCGACCTCGTCGCCATGGCCGAAGAACTCGGCGTCGAAGGCGCGTCCACCATGCGCAAGCAGGACCTGCTGTTCTCGATCCTGAAAGCCCTCGCCGACAACGACGAGCAGATCATGGGCGGCGGCACCATCGAGGTGCTGCCCGACGGCTTCGGCTTCCTGCGCTCTCCGGAAGCGAACTATCTCGCCGGGCCGGACGACATCTACGTGTCGCCCAACCAGGTCCGCAAGTTCGGGCTTCGCACCGGCGACACCGTCGAGGGCGAGATCCGCGGCCCGAAGGACGGCGAGCGCTATTTCGCGCTCACCAAGCTCTCGCTCATCAACTTCGACGATCCCGAGCAGGTCCGCCACCGGGTCAATTTCGACAACCTGACGCCGCTCTATCCCGACGAGAAGCTGCGGCTCGACACGCTCGACCCGACGCTGAAGGACAAGTCGGCGCGCGTCATCGACATCATCGCGCCGCAGGGCAAGGGCCAGCGCGCGCTGATCGTCGCGCCGCCCCGCACCGGCAAGACGGTTCTGCTCCAGAACATCGCCAAGGCGATCACCGACAATCATCCCGAGGTGTTCCTGATCGTGCTGCTGATCGACGAGCGGCCCGAGGAAGTCACCGACATGCAGCGCAGCGTGAAGGGCGAGGTCGTCTCCTCGACCTTCGACGAGCCCGCGACGCGTCACGTGCAAGTCGCTGAAATGGTTATCGAAAAGGCGAAACGCCTCGTCGAGCACAAGAAGGACGTGGTGATCCTGCTCGACTCGATCACGCGTCTCGGGCGCGCCTACAACACCGTCGTGCCGTCGTCGGGCAAGGTGCTCACGGGCGGCGTCGACGCGAACGCGCTCCAGCGGCCGAAGCGCTTCTTCGGCGCCGCGCGCAACATCGAGGAGGGCGGCTCGCTCTCGATCATCGCCACCGCGCTCATCGACACCGGCAGCCGCATGGACGAGGTGATCTTCGAGGAGTTCAAGGGCACCGGCAACTCCGAGATCGTGCTCGACCGCAAGGTCGCCGACAAGCGCATCTTCCCGTCGATCGACGTCGGCAAGTCGGGCACTCGCAAGGAGGAGCTGCTCGTCGAAAAGGACAAGCTCTCGAAGATGTGGGTGCTGCGCCGCATCCTCATGCAGATGGGCACCGTCGACGCGATGGAATTCCTGCTCGACAAGATGAAGGATTCCAAGACCAACGACGATTTCTTCGCGGCGATGAACCAGTAA
- a CDS encoding CopD family protein, with amino-acid sequence MESWVGWLGGAHLWVRAFHVVFVIFWMAGMFMLPRYLVYQHPTTPGSSEEALWNTRIERLRKIIVGPAMVMVWALGLALAFNIGFAGNLWLWVKLAVVFLFSGFHGWLVGVSKKMARGERPVSERGLRMLNELPSLVVIVVVLLAVVRPF; translated from the coding sequence ATGGAAAGCTGGGTCGGCTGGCTCGGCGGCGCCCACCTCTGGGTGCGGGCCTTCCACGTCGTCTTCGTGATCTTCTGGATGGCGGGCATGTTCATGCTGCCGCGCTATCTCGTCTATCAGCATCCGACTACGCCGGGTTCATCCGAGGAAGCGCTGTGGAACACGCGCATCGAGCGGCTCAGGAAGATCATCGTCGGCCCGGCGATGGTGATGGTGTGGGCGCTCGGCCTCGCGCTTGCCTTCAACATCGGCTTTGCGGGCAACCTCTGGCTGTGGGTGAAGCTCGCGGTCGTGTTCCTGTTCTCGGGCTTCCACGGCTGGCTCGTCGGCGTTTCGAAGAAGATGGCGCGCGGCGAGCGCCCGGTGAGCGAGCGCGGCCTGCGTATGCTGAACGAACTCCCGAGCCTCGTCGTCATCGTCGTCGTGCTGCTCGCGGTCGTGCGGCCGTTCTGA